The region CACTCGCAGAAAAGCACCTCCCTGGACCTGCAGTCCCACACCCCAGCCTCCAAAGACTGCGATTCCGATTCAGATTCCGATTCCAGGATGACAAATTGCGCAAATCCATGAGATAGTTTTTGGCTCCTAGCATTTGCACGATCGCCCGGCCGTTGCATAATGTGCCGCTTAGATTCGTATCTGCTGCATGCGCCATGTTGTTGACTCAAAACGCTGTCAAAATGGCCAGCCAGAAATGATTCGTGCGATAAAGCGCCCAAAAAGACaacggcaaacaaacaaatgcagCAAATGCAGCCAATGTTGCAAGTTGGGCTAGGCCTGGGCCCCACTGCTCCACTGACCGGCGGTCAGGCATGGacatttaataaacatttttgcaccatttttcAGCCGCCCGTTTGGCTGCTGCGACTGCCGCTGTCACTTCTGCTAATGGCCATCGTTAGCTGGTCATCGCCGGCCGGGCTTATCAATTTATCAGCCCCGACTCGGCGGCAATTAGCCGGTCTAAGCGTCTAATTATGTTGCGCCTGCACAAGCAGATACAAATGCTGATCGATGGCGGGGCTCCAGCCCCTGCAGATGGATGGGCAGTCGCCGCAAAGGAGCAGATGGCGATAGCCGAGAACATGGCAATGCTCTTGGCCGGGCTAAGCACCTGACTTGGCCCGAGATCTGGCCCGGAAGACCCCGTTTTTCGGTAGATGCGCGGCAGTTGAGGTGTTCTTTTGTAGGTTTCTGTGGGAGGTAGAACAAGATGCTATtcttatatgtatatatatctatGTTTTTAGAGCCTGTAAAAAATAactgaaataaaaagtattagaATCGccagtttttaatttaatttaatcagatatttaaaaaatgtaatttgtggATTTCTGCAGGCATTGAAAAAAGTCTctgaaaattaatatattgtaaacgtttttttatgtaaaatgcaatttattttaaagttcctAAGCCTTCAGTTTGTGTTCCCCATCGATATACAAAGGTAACCACCGGAAACCATCTATCTTTGGCAAAGCACATTGCACTCTTTCGAGGTTTTTTCGCATAGagagtataaatataaacaaataggtatctacaaaaaataacaagtaTCATATATCATTAACAGGGTCTTCCTGCCCCATCTATTCCCAACCGCTGGTCAAACGTAGGTCCCTGTAGAGCTGCTCGAAGAACCGGCACTCCTGCTCCGAAAGGGTCAGCACCAGCGTGTCCAACTCATTCTCAGGGACTGGATCCTCTGAAGAGCTCTCACTCGGCGGAGGAGAAGGCTGGAGGTCCGCCCTGAAGTCGCGTCTGCAGAGTGGACACCGCGAGTCCTGACCCAGCTGCAAGTACCTCTGGAAGCAGTCCGTGCAGAAGGAGTGGCCGCAGGATATGCGGTGCGGAAGCCTCTGCTCATCTAAACAGAATATGCACGGGTTAGCGGTCATGGTCACAAGGTTTGAATCGGATTAGTAGGTTAGCTCGCGTACTGGATGCACTTGTATCACTGGCTTGGACTACAAAATATAAGGACACACATTAAAGGGACGTCGCTCAGCTCGCAAAGGCAGAATTTCCTTTAAGGGTTACCAGCTAGATTAATTGACAACTCATGGCCTTCTGaaactttttatatattaaatcaTTTCGCTAAgattttgtttatcatataaaataaagaCGCCATAGAAGGATTTTTAAGTTAGTTGATTTATTTAGCATGAACACAGAGCATGACAATGAAAGACCCCCAAAAAAAGCTGGGGCTGTCACGTGGTCGTGTTGCGATATCTGACTTACTGCCGACTTGTATCGATAACATTGTTAGCCAAGGCAACACCTCGGCACTTCATCCCAGCTGCACCCAGTTCTTGATGAAGTTCTCATTGAGATCGTGTTCGGATCGCCGCAGCCCGTTCCCAGGCAGCTCTTTTGCATAATTCCATTTAATCTCGGCCAGAGTTGAgggcaattttcaatttgccttGCCGACGACGCTCCTGTGGCTGTGTTATTGTTAATACTTGCCAGtgctgccattgttgttgccgtgTTGGGCTGTATGTTGTTGCCATTCAAATTGCATTCAAATCAATTACATTCGAACTAAACATAATTCATGTGGTATGGGTTAATACAACAAATTACAACTGACATTTAAGCAGAAACATGAAACGGACAATTTAACATGAGCGCCGCAAAAGGGGGCAGCGGCGGCCggaaaaagcaaaataaaatgagaCAAAGGCAACTTTTTGGGGCTGACtgcctggctggctggctggctggctggcatCATATGCAGCCGAAAAAAGGCCAAAAAGATACGAAAACAGAATTCAACTTGAGCCTCGAGTTGGCCCAGCCGCGGCCGGCAATCAAGGCATAAAGCTGAGTGACCTTCAGTATccgcaaaattaaaataaacaaaaagactGTAAAAGGCACGAAAAAAGTGCAGCCCCACACACAGGCTGAACAACAATAAAATTCTTTTCTCACGATTGTTGACTTTAACACTTGCAGGGgaaaaatggccaaaaagcCACGCAAAAAGTTTCGAGCGCGAGGGTGCTCCAAGAAATGTTGTGAGAATTCAAAAGctctttttaaaatggttaccaatttacataaatttcgAAGATGCCAATTTATTTGATGATTTAGTCAGAACCAATCTTTATTTTACTGaatttatgaaattattttatgaaatccTTGTGCTGTAATGTAAGATAGATACTGTCCCTCTTTTTTCCTGGAATTTAAagttgaaaaacaatttttttctgtaGTTAAAATATAGTAAAATTTCTCCGAGTGTACTCGTATTCACTGTCATTGCCTGCGAGTGAGAAATAAGCCCCGGCACAATGAAAATGAGCCACTGCTACTGGGAAGTGGTTTTCGCTGATCTTGCGACAAATTTGCAAGCGGCGATCTTCAGGCGGAAGACGTTGAACTGCTCCACATGCATTTCAATGGAAGGCTCAATCGAAGTGGAGATAAATGTTCTGGCCAGCTTTtgttttacttaattttatgtgctttgcatacttttgcaGGCGAATGGCATTAAGCATTTTGCCAGCGTGCCGGGCTCATTTATTCGCTGCACTCGGTTTATCGATTGAATGCATTCTGGCTTTTGCCTGCTGCAATTAAGTGAAATTTATGTTACTGCTGGTTCGTCgcttaagtcttttgtttgcgGGTCGCGCGCCGAGGCACGTAAATTgccaaaaatccaaaaaaaagcgtcgcaaaaaatgtgtttCCTACTTAGCGTGGGCAGACAGTAAGCCGGCTCTGGCTCACATTGGCCATCCTGGACTGGTCCCCAGCCCCAtcagctcctccagctccatcGGCTCCTCATTCCTCATTTAATCCGCCGCGTTGGTGGCGTGCATACATAATGCATAATTACCGGTTTCACTTTTCTCTCTCTCGTCTGCGATTATCTTGGCATGCCTTGGCGTTTTTATTCCACCGTACAGATACTATATTTTACTTACAGGCATTGCGGTTTTATTGCCTCGTTCGtatggtttcttaatttttaatttttatgatgTGTTAATGGATATTTTTGTGACATGACCTCCTGGCGTGCCGTTGTCGTTCGTCAAGCTCTGTCTGCCAGTATTAAGTTCAAAGCCTCCGAGGGGGGAGGGAATGGGAAAAGGGGCGACCAGGAGCAGGAATCCCAGCTGGGCATTATGCAATCTCGGCCTCTGTAATTGAAGCTATTTAAAGCTCGTTACATGGGCAAGGACAGCGCTGCAGACGACAAGGGCGTTCATCCCTGAAGAGGGGCTGTCAATCAGGCCGAGTGACGTGGTTCGGCCAGCGGGCGCTAGGTGGCGCCGCCACTAGCCATCTCCCATTTGGCCAATCATCGCGGTTAAGTGAGCTCCACGCAACCGAATGTGACCCAATTCCTTGGCTTCCCGGCTGGCGGGGATCGCCTTGTCGCTCAAATTGCACGCACAGGGCCCTCGGACCTGGACTGATTACAGGGCCCAGGGCATGCAATTTGCATCAATAAAACTGCGGTCCGGCGAGCTGGTATCTGCGATCTGCCTTTTCTGCTGTAGGTCAGTTTGGAAAATGCAAGAAAAAAGAGCAAGAGCAGTGCAAGCGTTGATTTGTTGCCTGCTCCTGCATTCTGGGCCTTCAATCAAGTGACGATGGGCGCAAACGAGCAGCAGATGGACTCCCGGCATCCTGGGCTCCTAAAACCTGCCCCACCCCCTGGCCACTT is a window of Drosophila biarmipes strain raj3 chromosome 3R, RU_DBia_V1.1, whole genome shotgun sequence DNA encoding:
- the LOC108024471 gene encoding E3 ubiquitin-protein ligase TRIM50 encodes the protein MTANPCIFCLDEQRLPHRISCGHSFCTDCFQRYLQLGQDSRCPLCRRDFRADLQPSPPPSESSSEDPVPENELDTLVLTLSEQECRFFEQLYRDLRLTSGWE